In Levilactobacillus brevis, a single genomic region encodes these proteins:
- a CDS encoding 1-acyl-sn-glycerol-3-phosphate acyltransferase: MIIGGMKEKVVENIEHDALTGNLNAKVEVNDPTFTKAQQQAVLRRYLRRNGTLTYRVNNQVSRQVAGLATRYFNRRTRFEGLDNLQGITGGAIITSNHFNPLDNTVVRRMVQRTSKKRLYIVSRDTNLEMGGFIGYLMNYYDTIPISDDKEYAGRIFPKFIQNALAQQQYVLIYPEQEMWFNYRKPRPVKRGAYYYAAKFQVPILSCFVEIRDLPHVDNAEFDQVSYVMHVLKPIFPDPQKSVRDNSRAMMATDYQQKKAAYEQAYGKPLTYQFEPGDIAGWRGERMPVTRETRKTV, from the coding sequence ATGATTATTGGTGGGATGAAGGAAAAAGTTGTTGAAAATATTGAACACGACGCCTTAACCGGCAATCTCAATGCTAAGGTTGAGGTGAATGACCCCACGTTCACAAAAGCTCAACAGCAGGCGGTTCTCCGCCGCTACCTGCGCCGCAATGGAACGCTCACGTACCGCGTCAATAATCAGGTTTCCCGACAGGTTGCCGGACTGGCCACGCGTTACTTCAACCGCCGTACGCGCTTCGAGGGACTGGATAATCTCCAAGGGATTACTGGCGGGGCAATCATTACCAGCAACCATTTTAATCCGCTAGATAACACGGTCGTGCGGCGGATGGTGCAGCGGACCAGTAAGAAGCGGCTGTACATTGTGAGTCGAGATACCAATCTCGAGATGGGCGGGTTCATCGGCTACCTGATGAATTATTACGATACGATTCCGATCAGTGATGACAAGGAGTATGCTGGGCGAATTTTTCCCAAGTTCATTCAGAACGCGCTCGCCCAGCAGCAGTACGTTTTGATTTATCCGGAACAGGAGATGTGGTTTAACTACCGCAAGCCACGACCAGTCAAGCGGGGCGCCTACTACTATGCAGCTAAATTTCAGGTGCCTATCCTGTCGTGTTTCGTGGAAATTCGCGATCTGCCCCACGTGGACAATGCTGAATTCGATCAGGTCAGCTACGTCATGCACGTTTTAAAGCCGATCTTTCCCGATCCGCAGAAATCTGTGCGGGATAACAGCCGAGCCATGATGGCGACGGATTATCAACAGAAGAAGGCCGCTTACGAACAAGCCTACGGTAAGCCGTTGACGTATCAGTTTGAGCCTGGTGACATCGCAGGCTGGCGGGGTGAACGGATGCCCGTTACCCGGGAGACCAGAAAAACGGTATAA
- a CDS encoding ABC transporter ATP-binding protein, with amino-acid sequence MGQTIIDLQHLAKKFGDQTVLKDINLTVKPGEIVGLIGPSGAGKSTVIKVTLGMEVASGGSATVFDTTMPNRELLGRIGYMAQTDALYDTLSGMENLKFFGLMKGIAKADMKQEVMHAAEVVDLTADLNKRVSGYSGGMMRRLSLAIALLGNPELLILDEPTVGIDPALRRQIWSELGRIRDEGRSILITTHVMDEAELVDRVALLLGGEVMAFDTPTTLKQQYGVTTIEDVFLKAEGVEQ; translated from the coding sequence ATGGGACAAACTATTATTGATTTACAACATCTCGCCAAGAAGTTTGGCGATCAAACTGTGTTAAAAGACATCAACCTCACCGTAAAACCCGGTGAAATTGTCGGATTAATCGGGCCATCTGGTGCCGGAAAGTCAACGGTCATTAAAGTGACGTTGGGGATGGAGGTCGCTAGCGGGGGTTCCGCTACAGTCTTCGATACCACCATGCCCAACCGTGAGTTGCTTGGCCGAATTGGTTACATGGCTCAAACGGATGCCTTGTATGACACTTTATCGGGAATGGAAAACTTGAAGTTCTTCGGCCTCATGAAGGGGATTGCAAAAGCGGATATGAAACAAGAAGTCATGCACGCCGCAGAGGTCGTTGATTTGACGGCTGATCTGAACAAGCGGGTTTCCGGGTACTCCGGTGGGATGATGCGGCGGTTATCACTCGCCATTGCCTTATTGGGTAATCCAGAATTGCTGATTTTAGATGAACCAACCGTAGGGATTGACCCGGCGTTACGGCGCCAGATTTGGTCAGAATTAGGGCGAATTCGTGACGAAGGACGAAGCATTCTAATTACGACTCACGTGATGGATGAAGCCGAATTAGTTGACCGCGTTGCCTTACTCTTGGGTGGTGAAGTGATGGCTTTTGACACGCCGACTACATTGAAACAGCAGTACGGGGTGACCACGATTGAAGACGTATTTTTAAAGGCGGAGGGTGTTGAACAATGA
- a CDS encoding alpha/beta hydrolase, with protein MTTYQTLEVNDLHIFYREAGDPHKPTMLLLHGFPTASHMFRDLIPALADHFHLIAPDFPGFGQSSAPDHSQFIYSFQHLSEVMTAFLEKLHLNSFYMYVFDYGAPIGYYIAQAHPDWIRGIVSQNGNAYQEGLGSKWATRQDFWDHPTQAKRDSYRNAFAPETIKGQYLTGTQSNRVAPDGYTLDIAYTHTPDYAERQLDLIFDYQNNVKDYPLFQQYFREYQPKLLAVWGKNDPSFIPAGAEAFKRDDANVEVDLLDTGHFALETHAQTIAHLIIQFFNN; from the coding sequence ATGACCACTTATCAAACACTTGAAGTTAATGACTTGCACATTTTCTACAGAGAAGCCGGCGACCCGCATAAACCAACCATGCTGCTCCTTCACGGTTTCCCCACGGCCAGTCACATGTTCCGTGATCTCATACCAGCACTAGCTGATCACTTTCACTTGATCGCCCCGGACTTCCCCGGCTTTGGCCAATCCAGTGCGCCCGATCACAGCCAATTCATCTACAGCTTCCAACATCTCAGCGAAGTCATGACGGCCTTTCTGGAAAAGCTTCATCTAAATTCTTTCTACATGTACGTCTTCGATTACGGCGCACCGATTGGCTACTACATCGCTCAAGCCCATCCCGACTGGATTCGCGGCATCGTCAGTCAGAATGGTAACGCCTATCAAGAGGGGCTCGGCAGCAAGTGGGCGACCCGGCAAGACTTCTGGGATCACCCGACACAGGCTAAGCGAGATAGCTACCGCAACGCCTTCGCCCCCGAAACCATCAAGGGACAATACCTCACTGGGACGCAGTCAAACCGCGTCGCCCCGGACGGCTACACCCTCGATATTGCCTACACCCACACACCAGACTACGCGGAACGGCAGCTCGACTTGATTTTTGATTACCAAAACAACGTCAAAGACTATCCCTTATTCCAGCAGTATTTTCGCGAATACCAGCCGAAATTACTCGCCGTCTGGGGTAAGAACGATCCGTCCTTCATCCCTGCTGGCGCCGAGGCCTTCAAGCGCGATGACGCCAACGTTGAGGTCGATCTGCTAGATACCGGTCACTTTGCGCTGGAGACCCACGCCCAGACGATTGCGCATTTAATTATCCAGTTTTTCAACAACTAA
- a CDS encoding acyl-phosphate glycerol 3-phosphate acyltransferase: MRTRVYRSFHDDFVTSRHQDWQLPTNYEWRPAGKSWQRRLVRATAKTISYFYCRWGRAITFKNAWRLKAAGQQGFVLYGNHTQPTGDVLIPYYLGNHHTVNFLASPANLGIPVIGPVIDRGGALPTPQTLHQLGRFNRAVVAKLKAGDWVMIYPEEHVWPYYTGIRSFNPGAFHFPVAAQVPAYCVTVTYRKRWHRRPRLVVYLDGPFLPDTSLSPKQQQRVLQQRIQAQMAKRAATSDVQYVTYEEG, from the coding sequence ATGAGAACACGAGTCTATCGTAGTTTTCACGATGATTTTGTGACGAGTCGTCATCAGGATTGGCAGTTACCCACCAACTATGAGTGGCGACCGGCTGGGAAAAGTTGGCAACGACGTTTGGTCCGGGCAACCGCCAAGACCATCAGTTACTTCTATTGCCGGTGGGGGCGGGCAATCACGTTTAAAAATGCTTGGCGCCTCAAAGCAGCGGGTCAGCAAGGATTCGTTCTCTATGGGAATCATACACAGCCAACGGGAGATGTCCTCATTCCTTATTATCTGGGCAATCATCACACGGTGAATTTTCTCGCCAGTCCAGCCAATCTTGGTATTCCAGTTATTGGGCCGGTAATCGATCGGGGAGGGGCGTTGCCGACCCCGCAGACACTGCATCAGTTGGGACGATTCAATCGCGCGGTCGTTGCCAAATTGAAGGCGGGGGACTGGGTGATGATTTATCCCGAAGAGCACGTTTGGCCATACTACACGGGAATTCGGTCGTTCAATCCGGGTGCGTTTCACTTTCCCGTGGCGGCTCAGGTCCCAGCCTACTGTGTGACGGTGACTTACCGTAAGCGTTGGCACCGGCGGCCGCGACTCGTCGTTTATCTAGATGGGCCGTTTCTACCAGACACCAGTTTATCGCCCAAACAACAGCAACGTGTGCTGCAGCAGCGGATTCAGGCGCAGATGGCCAAGCGCGCGGCGACCAGTGACGTTCAATATGTAACTTATGAGGAGGGATGA
- a CDS encoding MarR family transcriptional regulator, translating into MTHHFYQTCAYFTAARYMRSVEQLTDKIFAPTGLKPAYSYIMMALEDHHPQTIKELSTKLGYERSTISRLTKTLAQKGLVNLQAQGRATSIDLTPASATFLVTANQCLDQLTATTDRLMGPDKAPMTTLLTANNQKIREDLQ; encoded by the coding sequence ATGACTCATCATTTCTACCAGACCTGTGCCTACTTCACGGCCGCGCGGTACATGCGGTCCGTGGAGCAACTAACCGATAAGATCTTTGCCCCCACCGGCCTGAAACCCGCCTACAGCTATATTATGATGGCCTTGGAGGATCACCATCCCCAGACCATCAAAGAACTTTCTACTAAGCTGGGATACGAACGATCCACAATTTCACGGCTAACCAAGACGCTCGCACAAAAGGGCCTAGTTAACTTGCAGGCTCAGGGCCGGGCGACCAGCATCGATCTAACGCCGGCAAGCGCCACATTTCTAGTCACCGCTAATCAGTGTCTCGACCAACTCACCGCCACGACTGACCGCCTCATGGGCCCCGACAAGGCCCCGATGACGACACTATTGACCGCTAACAATCAAAAAATTCGGGAGGACTTACAATGA
- a CDS encoding TetR/AcrR family transcriptional regulator, with amino-acid sequence MTKKSDQQRQKIIAVSRELFTQKGYTETTTREINDRAGIAEGLLYYYFPKGKRQLLDTIVREGVDDRVRIAKNMTVGWTRETIEQDVVGLFEKMWQLLGDGIGYQEFIITIRNRAMLSDEQSAWLVQSFESVQQLVADSLFEITSAEITKERTHQLAMAIMATFQKVIFDELLIRNRQELPAGTHAFISGQVHLLMQLI; translated from the coding sequence ATGACGAAAAAAAGTGACCAGCAGCGGCAAAAAATTATTGCGGTCAGTCGGGAACTATTTACGCAGAAAGGCTATACGGAGACGACGACCCGGGAGATTAACGACCGGGCGGGTATTGCGGAAGGTCTGTTGTATTACTACTTTCCTAAAGGCAAACGGCAATTGCTGGATACCATCGTCAGAGAAGGCGTCGATGACCGTGTTCGGATTGCTAAGAATATGACGGTTGGTTGGACCAGAGAGACCATTGAACAGGACGTCGTGGGCCTATTTGAAAAGATGTGGCAACTCTTGGGTGACGGTATCGGTTACCAGGAATTTATTATTACAATTCGCAACCGGGCCATGCTGTCGGATGAGCAGTCGGCGTGGTTGGTGCAATCCTTTGAGAGCGTACAACAGCTGGTGGCGGATAGTTTGTTCGAGATTACCTCGGCGGAAATTACCAAGGAGCGGACGCATCAGCTGGCAATGGCCATCATGGCGACTTTCCAAAAGGTTATCTTTGATGAACTACTCATCCGTAATCGGCAGGAATTGCCGGCGGGGACCCACGCGTTTATCAGTGGGCAGGTTCATCTGTTGATGCAGTTGATTTGA
- a CDS encoding glycosyltransferase family 8 protein, with amino-acid sequence MTQTIPVFFSINDAYAPFLSVALTSIVAHADPQKKYELIVLYEDLNAENRERLGQLATTNVSIQFVTVNENLLKQLAGEHMKLRGDMFTLTIYYRLFIAAMFPQYDKAIYLDADVVATTDLAELFQTDLGTNLVGAVQDTFAADNPQSVRYVEHHLQLPIADYFNSGMMVLNLKQMRAENFSETFTRLLTTYHVEFIAPDQDYLNELCRNRVVHIDRAWNVMPTQQSRVVAPKLLHFSLFGKPWHYADAQNGQYFWDYAAQSPYFAEIKAIQRTFTASDQAKDTAAEKGLLATLKTFSEKDRHDIQQFRREIARN; translated from the coding sequence ATGACCCAAACAATTCCTGTTTTCTTTTCAATCAATGATGCCTATGCCCCGTTTCTTTCCGTTGCGCTGACTTCGATTGTCGCGCACGCTGACCCGCAGAAAAAGTATGAGCTGATTGTTCTGTACGAGGACCTGAATGCGGAGAATCGTGAACGACTGGGCCAGTTGGCAACGACGAATGTATCGATTCAATTTGTCACGGTCAACGAGAACCTATTGAAGCAGTTAGCTGGCGAGCACATGAAACTCCGGGGGGATATGTTCACCCTGACCATTTACTACCGACTCTTCATCGCGGCGATGTTTCCCCAATACGATAAGGCGATTTATCTCGATGCCGATGTTGTGGCCACCACGGATTTAGCGGAGCTATTCCAGACCGACCTTGGAACTAATCTGGTCGGCGCTGTACAGGATACGTTTGCCGCCGATAATCCCCAGAGCGTTCGGTACGTGGAGCACCACCTGCAGTTGCCGATTGCCGATTACTTTAACTCCGGCATGATGGTCCTGAACCTTAAGCAGATGCGTGCGGAAAACTTCAGTGAGACCTTTACCCGGCTACTCACGACTTACCACGTAGAATTCATCGCTCCGGACCAGGATTACCTCAACGAATTGTGCCGCAATCGCGTGGTTCACATCGACCGGGCGTGGAACGTCATGCCAACCCAGCAGTCGCGGGTGGTGGCGCCGAAGCTCCTGCATTTCAGTCTTTTTGGCAAGCCGTGGCACTATGCGGATGCCCAGAATGGTCAGTACTTCTGGGACTACGCAGCACAATCCCCGTATTTTGCGGAAATTAAGGCCATCCAACGGACCTTTACAGCTTCGGATCAGGCCAAAGATACGGCGGCTGAGAAGGGCTTGCTAGCCACCTTGAAGACCTTTTCGGAAAAGGATCGTCATGATATACAGCAGTTTAGAAGAGAGATTGCCCGGAATTAA
- a CDS encoding ABC transporter permease — translation MRTIGIMNRVLKELFRDKRTLALMFIAPILVMLLMSVIFNTNSSTDVSVGTVAVSQKLNKEMGGIKHVTIKSYDTKRDAKKAMNDEKVDAIIKKNGHNYSLTYANTDSTKTATVKLAFKNALTATSINQLKSALKQSTKATVKLQAQLQALQKQQAAASTSATTTGNAAAAKKAAAAKAQSTNHATKSSSQSIPKITNHYVYGDKNTGYFAKMLPILMGFFVFFFVFLISGMALLKERTTGTLDRLLATPVKRSSIVFGYMLSYGILAVIQTIVIVLTTVWLLGIEVVGSMASVVVINLILALVALAFGILLSTFANSEFQMMQFIPLVVIPQVFFSGIIPLDSMADWVKDISYVIPLKYSGDAVNSVIMRGTSIFNLGFDISILLVFLIGLTILNVVGLKRYRKV, via the coding sequence ATGAGAACAATAGGAATTATGAATCGGGTACTGAAGGAACTTTTCAGAGATAAACGGACATTAGCGCTGATGTTTATCGCTCCAATTCTAGTGATGTTATTGATGAGTGTGATTTTTAATACCAATTCTTCAACAGACGTCAGTGTGGGGACGGTCGCCGTTTCTCAGAAGCTGAATAAGGAAATGGGCGGTATCAAGCACGTCACGATCAAGTCTTATGACACCAAACGGGATGCCAAGAAGGCCATGAACGATGAAAAAGTCGATGCAATTATCAAAAAGAACGGGCATAACTACAGTCTGACGTACGCTAACACCGATTCCACTAAGACGGCAACGGTCAAGTTAGCCTTTAAAAACGCTTTGACAGCTACCAGCATTAATCAACTAAAATCGGCTTTGAAGCAGAGTACCAAGGCTACAGTCAAGTTGCAGGCGCAGTTACAGGCATTGCAAAAACAACAGGCTGCTGCCAGCACCTCAGCAACCACGACTGGCAATGCGGCTGCTGCCAAAAAAGCGGCCGCGGCCAAGGCCCAGTCAACTAATCACGCCACCAAGAGTTCCAGCCAGTCGATCCCTAAGATCACGAATCACTATGTTTATGGGGATAAGAACACCGGCTATTTTGCCAAAATGCTACCAATTCTGATGGGCTTCTTCGTCTTCTTCTTTGTCTTCCTGATTTCCGGGATGGCGCTTCTGAAGGAACGGACGACGGGAACCTTGGACCGGTTGTTAGCAACGCCGGTTAAGCGGTCGTCGATTGTCTTCGGTTACATGCTGAGCTACGGGATTCTCGCCGTGATTCAGACCATCGTGATTGTGCTGACGACCGTTTGGCTGTTGGGCATTGAAGTCGTTGGTAGTATGGCTAGTGTGGTCGTCATCAACTTAATTCTGGCGTTGGTAGCGTTGGCCTTTGGGATTTTACTATCCACGTTTGCCAACTCTGAGTTCCAGATGATGCAGTTCATTCCACTAGTCGTGATTCCCCAAGTTTTCTTCTCCGGGATTATCCCACTAGATTCCATGGCCGATTGGGTTAAAGATATTTCCTACGTGATTCCGCTGAAATACTCTGGAGATGCCGTTAATTCTGTCATCATGCGGGGGACCTCCATCTTCAACTTGGGCTTCGATATTTCCATTCTGTTGGTCTTCTTGATTGGGTTGACCATTCTAAACGTGGTTGGTTTGAAACGGTATCGGAAAGTTTAA
- a CDS encoding glycosyltransferase family 8 protein, translating into MTKPIPIFLAINDAYAPFLSVTIASITAHADPHQSYELIILSEALSSENRERLGKMATATVTIRFVRIDERFIHQLAGESRALPWAQFSFAIYYRLFIAKMFPQYDQAIYLDADLVVTTDLAALFTIDLGQHLVGAVRENFAIEHPQSRRYVERRLQLPIDQYFNSGVLLLNLKQMRLERFSEKFVHVLTTNHPDFMAPDQDYLNELCRGRVLYLDRCWNVMPTLSSRKVVPKIVHYTLFSKPWHNPNAQNAQYFWADAVNSPYYAEILAMQRAFSAADRAQDRLAERRLLKTLAHYANAPQTGVRQIRKEMELI; encoded by the coding sequence ATGACGAAACCGATACCTATTTTCTTAGCCATTAATGATGCCTATGCACCGTTTCTGTCAGTCACCATTGCGTCGATTACGGCGCATGCCGACCCGCACCAAAGTTATGAATTGATCATTTTGTCTGAAGCACTTAGCTCAGAGAATCGTGAACGATTGGGAAAAATGGCCACGGCTACGGTTACCATTCGGTTTGTCCGGATTGACGAACGTTTCATTCATCAGTTGGCGGGAGAATCTCGTGCGTTACCGTGGGCGCAGTTCTCTTTCGCAATTTACTATCGCCTCTTTATCGCCAAGATGTTTCCGCAGTATGACCAGGCCATCTATCTCGATGCAGACTTAGTGGTAACGACGGATCTTGCGGCATTGTTTACTATTGATCTGGGCCAACATCTGGTGGGGGCCGTGCGGGAGAACTTTGCCATCGAGCACCCTCAGAGCCGGCGTTACGTTGAACGACGATTACAGTTGCCGATCGACCAGTATTTCAATTCGGGCGTACTGCTGTTGAATCTCAAGCAAATGCGTCTTGAGAGGTTTAGTGAAAAATTTGTGCACGTCTTAACGACCAATCACCCGGATTTTATGGCACCAGATCAGGATTATTTGAACGAGTTGTGTCGGGGGCGGGTCCTGTATTTAGACCGTTGTTGGAATGTCATGCCGACCCTTAGCTCAAGGAAAGTGGTACCTAAGATTGTGCACTATACCTTGTTTAGTAAACCGTGGCACAATCCCAATGCTCAGAATGCCCAATACTTTTGGGCCGATGCGGTTAATTCGCCGTACTACGCAGAAATTCTGGCGATGCAACGGGCCTTTTCCGCTGCGGATCGTGCTCAGGATCGCCTGGCTGAGCGCCGATTGCTAAAGACGTTGGCGCACTATGCGAACGCTCCTCAGACTGGTGTGCGACAAATCAGAAAAGAAATGGAGTTGATCTAA
- a CDS encoding glycosyltransferase family 8 protein — MNILYCGDSRMKSGLLISILSLRKQVREPLNIYILTASMQSDTQRFYPLSARTTAELDDLVKQTNPANQVIRIDVTALVTTNPPTANRDTIFTPCCMLRLYADQVPELPDKLLYLDTDVICRLNCQSFYHQDVTNIELAGVLDHYGRWFFHQDWEHFDYLNSGVLLLNLREIRRTGLFARSRELCRTKEMFMPDQSALNNLVTRKRLLPRRYNEQRRLKANTVFQHFTTSFRLFPWLHTLTVKPWQVDDVHRKLKLHEYDDLLAAYQKLIVTL; from the coding sequence ATGAATATTCTTTACTGTGGCGACAGTCGAATGAAATCGGGATTGTTGATTTCGATTCTGTCGTTACGTAAGCAAGTCCGAGAGCCACTCAATATCTATATTTTAACGGCTTCCATGCAAAGTGACACCCAACGATTTTACCCGTTATCCGCGCGAACGACCGCGGAGCTGGATGACCTTGTTAAGCAGACTAATCCGGCTAATCAGGTCATTCGAATCGACGTGACCGCGTTGGTTACTACCAATCCACCAACGGCCAACCGCGACACAATCTTTACGCCGTGTTGCATGCTACGCCTATACGCCGACCAGGTGCCGGAATTGCCAGATAAACTCTTGTATCTGGATACCGATGTGATTTGTCGCTTGAATTGCCAGTCATTCTATCACCAAGACGTGACGAACATTGAGTTAGCAGGCGTGCTCGACCATTATGGCCGGTGGTTCTTCCACCAGGATTGGGAACACTTTGACTACCTGAATTCAGGGGTACTCCTACTGAATTTACGAGAGATTCGCCGCACAGGACTCTTTGCTCGGAGTCGAGAATTGTGCCGGACCAAGGAAATGTTCATGCCCGATCAATCCGCGCTGAACAACTTGGTAACCCGAAAGCGACTGCTACCGCGGCGTTACAACGAGCAGCGACGATTAAAGGCCAACACCGTCTTTCAACATTTCACGACCAGCTTCCGGTTATTTCCGTGGCTCCACACGTTAACTGTTAAGCCATGGCAAGTCGATGATGTTCATCGCAAATTGAAACTTCATGAATACGACGACCTATTAGCTGCCTACCAAAAATTAATTGTGACCTTGTAA